Proteins encoded together in one Deinococcus reticulitermitis window:
- a CDS encoding DUF1501 domain-containing protein, producing MTTRRDFLKLSALALAATSGMPGFLARAAAQAGGDRTLVVVQLTGGNDGLNTLVPYSNGAYYAARPNIAIPKKDVLTLTPDLGMHPALKPLMTLWDSGDLAWMENVGYPNPNRSHFASMAIWHTADPAQARKDGWIGRLAAQIGDPFCASNIGAATPRALRAETFSLPSIAEVDTYQVKLPSGLEGAFGTMLGAPRQGEAAYLARATGQMLKNTARVQANVKKYRDGATYPEGKFAEGLRDVARLIAAGVGQRVLYVSLGGFDTHAGQRAEQDELLATLAGGLSAFHADLERQGLADKVIVMGFSEFGRRVAENGSAGTDHGKGSVMFALGKGVKGGVHGSSPDLEDLSDGDIKYKQDFRGVYAAALTGWLGLPAREILGGDFTGPAWLA from the coding sequence ATGACCACCCGACGCGACTTTCTCAAACTCTCGGCCCTCGCCCTCGCCGCCACGAGCGGGATGCCCGGCTTCCTCGCGCGCGCGGCGGCGCAGGCGGGGGGCGATCGCACCCTCGTCGTCGTGCAGCTCACCGGTGGCAACGACGGGCTCAATACCCTGGTGCCCTACTCCAACGGCGCCTACTACGCGGCCCGGCCCAACATCGCCATTCCCAAAAAAGATGTGCTGACGCTCACCCCCGACCTCGGGATGCACCCGGCACTCAAACCCCTGATGACCCTGTGGGACAGCGGCGACCTCGCCTGGATGGAGAACGTGGGCTACCCCAACCCCAACCGCTCCCACTTCGCGAGCATGGCGATCTGGCACACCGCCGACCCCGCCCAGGCGCGCAAGGACGGCTGGATTGGGCGCCTCGCCGCCCAGATCGGCGATCCCTTCTGCGCGAGCAACATCGGCGCGGCGACGCCCAGGGCGCTGCGGGCCGAGACCTTCAGCCTGCCGAGCATCGCCGAGGTGGACACCTATCAGGTCAAGCTCCCCAGCGGGCTGGAGGGCGCCTTTGGGACGATGCTCGGCGCGCCGCGTCAGGGCGAAGCCGCCTACCTCGCCCGCGCGACCGGGCAGATGCTCAAAAACACCGCGCGGGTGCAGGCCAACGTGAAGAAGTACCGCGACGGAGCGACCTACCCCGAGGGCAAATTCGCCGAGGGGCTGCGCGACGTGGCCCGCCTGATCGCCGCTGGAGTCGGGCAGCGCGTCCTCTACGTCTCGCTCGGGGGCTTCGACACCCACGCCGGGCAACGGGCCGAGCAGGACGAACTGCTCGCCACCCTCGCGGGCGGGCTGAGCGCCTTTCACGCCGACCTCGAGCGTCAGGGCCTCGCCGACAAGGTGATCGTGATGGGGTTCTCCGAGTTCGGGCGCCGCGTCGCCGAAAACGGCAGCGCCGGCACCGACCACGGCAAGGGCAGCGTGATGTTCGCGCTCGGCAAGGGGGTCAAGGGCGGCGTCCACGGCTCCAGCCCCGACCTCGAAGACCTCAGCGACGGCGACATCAAGTACAAGCAGGACTTCCGGGGCGTGTACGCGGCGGCGCTGACGGGGTGGCTCGGCCTGCCGGCGCGCGAGATTCTCGGCGGCGACTTCACGGGGCCGGCGTGGCTGGCATGA
- a CDS encoding DUF1800 domain-containing protein: MTLTPHPRPLTAEDAAHFLRRTAFGATDAQIRALVGQDPRAVARAALKFGQERSPGNPFDPGTGATPGAMLQLTRAGWLYELLYGPAPLREKLALTWSNHFVIGTDKVRNHPALQGYLRLLREQAAPGDFTAFAGAVARTPAMLRYLDNDQNKKGKPNENFSRELLELFTTGIGHYTERDVTEGARALSGWTFEGGRGNQNFLQEPRFVFQAGRHDAGEKTYLGQTGKFGPDDIIRLATRHPQTATFVSRKLHRAFVADTPDPKAVEGSAETWRRTGGDVRAVLEELLSSAAFYSARQAIIRGPIDLIVGTVRILGQPKLDPKRVLSLSQLAGRMGQTLLLPDTVEGWDGGREWINDTTLLLRMQFAASMSLGGAAPQVEPPSTLALIGSERSPLGDAMQGLNGPRRLYLTLVSPEFQLA, from the coding sequence ATGACCCTGACCCCCCATCCCCGCCCGCTCACCGCCGAGGACGCCGCCCATTTTCTGCGGCGCACGGCCTTCGGCGCGACCGACGCCCAGATTCGCGCGCTCGTCGGCCAGGATCCCCGCGCGGTGGCGAGGGCCGCGCTGAAGTTCGGCCAGGAGCGCTCGCCCGGCAACCCCTTTGACCCGGGGACCGGAGCCACTCCCGGCGCGATGCTGCAACTCACGCGCGCGGGGTGGCTCTACGAGCTGCTCTACGGCCCGGCGCCGCTGCGCGAGAAGCTCGCCCTGACCTGGAGCAATCATTTCGTGATCGGTACCGACAAGGTGCGCAACCATCCGGCCTTGCAGGGCTACCTGCGGCTGCTGCGTGAGCAGGCGGCACCGGGGGACTTCACGGCCTTTGCGGGGGCCGTGGCGCGCACGCCCGCGATGCTGCGCTACCTCGACAACGACCAGAACAAGAAGGGCAAGCCCAACGAGAACTTCTCGCGCGAACTGCTCGAGCTGTTCACCACCGGCATCGGCCACTACACCGAGCGCGACGTGACCGAAGGCGCGCGGGCGCTGAGCGGCTGGACCTTCGAGGGCGGGCGCGGCAACCAGAATTTCCTCCAGGAGCCCCGCTTCGTCTTTCAGGCGGGCCGGCACGACGCCGGAGAGAAGACCTACCTCGGGCAGACCGGGAAGTTCGGCCCCGACGACATCATCCGCCTCGCGACGCGGCACCCGCAGACGGCCACGTTCGTCTCGCGCAAGCTGCACCGCGCCTTCGTGGCCGACACGCCGGACCCTAAAGCGGTGGAAGGCAGCGCCGAGACCTGGCGCCGCACGGGGGGCGACGTGCGCGCCGTCCTCGAAGAGCTGCTGTCGAGCGCCGCGTTCTACTCCGCACGCCAGGCGATCATTCGCGGCCCCATCGACCTGATCGTGGGGACGGTGCGGATCCTGGGGCAGCCGAAGCTCGATCCCAAGCGGGTCCTGAGCCTCAGCCAGCTCGCCGGGCGCATGGGCCAGACCCTGCTGCTTCCCGACACGGTGGAGGGCTGGGACGGCGGGCGCGAGTGGATCAACGACACCACGCTGCTGCTCCGGATGCAGTTCGCAGCGTCCATGAGCCTGGGGGGCGCGGCGCCGCAGGTGGAGCCCCCCTCCACCCTCGCCCTGATCGGCAGTGAACGTAGCCCCCTCGGCGACGCCATGCAGGGCCTGAACGGCCCGCGCCGGCTCTATCTCACCCTCGTCAGCCCCGAGTTTCAGCTCGCCTGA
- a CDS encoding transcriptional regulator, which translates to MVRRRLSGLLAALLVLPAVSAQNAAPLPAELSRALNRSRSFAARGQVEVTVLFPPRAVPTRQVGQLPAVPFRPGMIARNFTVSQSTGPAVAGRSTTRYDLTPRNPQAPRWTLWIDQAWAVPLAFEERSAGGAVARRATFQKVNAGLARVERPVPAVPEGLRAAVMRTLPGLRFPDGFVPVALERAAPRWQVTLSDGLNTLSLVTAPRDVKAAPGVASRQVGGRFVWLTGNLPQEGLSAALSGIRKIDEAALGTFLTASSSSP; encoded by the coding sequence ATGGTGAGGCGCCGCCTTTCCGGACTGCTCGCCGCGCTGCTCGTTCTCCCGGCGGTGAGCGCTCAGAACGCCGCCCCCCTCCCCGCCGAGCTCTCCCGCGCCCTGAACCGCAGCCGGTCTTTTGCCGCGCGCGGGCAGGTCGAGGTGACGGTGCTGTTTCCCCCGCGCGCCGTACCGACCCGCCAGGTGGGACAACTGCCTGCCGTTCCCTTTCGCCCCGGAATGATCGCGCGCAACTTCACCGTGAGTCAGAGCACTGGACCCGCTGTCGCAGGCCGCTCGACCACCCGCTACGACCTGACGCCGCGTAACCCGCAGGCGCCGCGCTGGACGCTGTGGATCGATCAGGCGTGGGCGGTGCCGCTCGCCTTCGAGGAGCGGAGCGCGGGCGGCGCGGTGGCGCGGCGGGCGACCTTCCAGAAAGTCAATGCGGGACTCGCGCGGGTGGAGCGCCCGGTGCCGGCGGTTCCGGAAGGGCTGCGCGCGGCGGTCATGCGGACCTTGCCGGGCCTCCGTTTCCCGGACGGCTTCGTTCCCGTCGCGCTGGAGCGGGCCGCCCCCCGTTGGCAGGTCACCCTCAGCGACGGCCTCAACACCCTCTCGCTCGTGACGGCGCCGCGCGATGTCAAGGCGGCGCCGGGGGTGGCCTCGCGGCAGGTGGGGGGGCGTTTCGTGTGGCTGACCGGCAACCTGCCGCAAGAAGGCCTGAGCGCAGCGCTCTCCGGCATCCGCAAGATCGACGAGGCGGCGCTCGGAACTTTTCTGACCGCCAGCTCCTCCTCTCCCTGA
- a CDS encoding RNA polymerase sigma factor codes for MRLNDWTDAQLIPLAARAGPHREAAFELLVRRYAPGLHRLASGLVGAGSADDVLQEVFMSVYRSLAGFRGDAPFGAWVHRITVNACNKALAARRSLALDEVAEVTTLLTPVRATEQDALRETLARAMAGLPPEQREAVALRELSGLDYAEIAAVTGVSLGTVKSRINRGRAALRERLSASGYVPDAPPVPDLPTVKEKL; via the coding sequence GTGAGGTTGAACGACTGGACCGACGCACAGCTCATCCCGCTCGCCGCGCGGGCCGGACCCCACCGGGAGGCGGCGTTCGAGCTGCTCGTGCGCCGGTACGCGCCCGGGCTGCACCGCCTCGCTTCGGGACTGGTGGGCGCGGGCAGCGCCGACGACGTGCTTCAGGAGGTGTTCATGAGTGTCTACCGCTCGCTCGCGGGCTTCCGGGGAGATGCGCCCTTCGGGGCGTGGGTGCACCGCATCACCGTCAACGCCTGCAACAAGGCGCTCGCGGCCCGGCGCTCGCTCGCGCTCGACGAGGTGGCGGAAGTGACCACGCTGCTGACCCCGGTGCGCGCCACGGAGCAGGACGCCCTGCGCGAGACCCTCGCCCGGGCCATGGCGGGGCTCCCGCCCGAGCAGCGCGAAGCCGTCGCCCTGCGTGAACTCTCGGGCCTCGATTACGCCGAGATCGCCGCCGTGACCGGGGTTTCCCTCGGCACCGTCAAAAGCCGCATCAACCGGGGACGCGCCGCGCTGCGCGAACGCCTGAGCGCTTCGGGATACGTCCCCGACGCTCCACCCGTGCCTGACCTCCCAACCGTGAAGGAGAAGCTGTGA
- a CDS encoding carbohydrate kinase family protein — protein sequence MGNVNLDLIVGPLGEWPAEGTETLVRTARWRVGGNAGNAALACAGLGTAAHTLSPVGRDLGGEWLRAQLPPDTVTWWEVDGPTSLSVAVTHPSGERSFITQLGHLGTLSWADLAPRLGPARITLLAGAFFTPALRPDYPRLIAARRADGGAVALDPGWPDGGFTPQVRAEVLGWLPGVDHLLINEAEGLALSGEADPRPALAALAALLAPGGVAALKCGARGVLARRQGCAEVHELAAPTVRVIDTVGAGDTWNAAYLHAVLRGEALDTALRFAVEVASRAVSTDPRVFV from the coding sequence TTGGGCAATGTCAACCTCGACCTGATCGTGGGGCCGCTCGGGGAGTGGCCGGCGGAAGGGACCGAAACCCTGGTCCGGACCGCGCGCTGGCGGGTCGGGGGCAACGCGGGCAACGCCGCCCTCGCCTGCGCGGGGCTGGGCACCGCCGCGCACACCCTCAGCCCGGTGGGGCGCGACCTGGGGGGCGAGTGGCTGCGCGCCCAGTTGCCGCCTGACACGGTGACGTGGTGGGAGGTGGACGGGCCGACCTCGCTCAGTGTGGCGGTCACCCACCCGAGCGGGGAGCGCAGTTTCATCACCCAGCTCGGCCATCTCGGGACGCTGAGCTGGGCCGACCTCGCGCCTCGCCTGGGCCCCGCGCGCATCACCCTGCTGGCCGGAGCGTTTTTCACGCCGGCCTTGCGCCCGGACTATCCCCGGCTGATCGCGGCCCGGCGTGCGGACGGAGGCGCCGTCGCCCTCGACCCCGGCTGGCCCGATGGAGGATTTACGCCGCAGGTGCGCGCCGAGGTCCTGGGCTGGCTGCCCGGCGTGGACCACTTGCTGATCAACGAGGCCGAGGGTCTGGCCCTGAGCGGGGAAGCCGACCCCCGACCGGCGCTCGCGGCGCTCGCCGCCCTTCTCGCACCGGGCGGCGTGGCGGCGTTGAAATGCGGCGCACGCGGCGTGCTCGCGCGTCGGCAGGGGTGCGCGGAGGTTCACGAACTGGCCGCGCCCACCGTCCGGGTGATCGATACGGTGGGCGCAGGCGACACCTGGAACGCGGCCTACCTCCACGCCGTGCTGCGGGGAGAAGCGCTGGACACGGCGCTGCGCTTTGCCGTCGAGGTGGCGTCCCGCGCCGTGTCCACCGACCCCCGGGTATTCGTGTAG
- a CDS encoding carbohydrate ABC transporter permease, with product MTVTAAPRSRPPTDLKTWLAYAVLTLGVVVTLFPFVWMLLTSLKSFQELFNLAFFPTDPTLDNYRQVLTETKFLLWFGNSLLIAAITTMSVLFFDSLVGYTLAKFDFPGKQLIFLLILSTLMIPTEMLVIPWFVGVSDLQLTQSAPGAYFSIMFPGLISAFGVFLMRQFFETLPTDLLEAARIDGMGEFGIFTRIALPLVKPALASLGIFTFLGNWNAFLWPLIVIGQPQYRTLPVGTALFNGEAGTQWGLIMAASSLAVIPVLIVFAIFQRQIIDGIVLTGMKG from the coding sequence ATGACCGTGACGGCCGCGCCGCGATCCCGCCCCCCGACGGACCTCAAGACGTGGCTCGCCTACGCCGTCCTGACCCTGGGGGTCGTGGTGACCCTGTTTCCCTTCGTGTGGATGCTCCTGACCAGCCTCAAGAGCTTTCAGGAGCTGTTCAACCTCGCCTTCTTCCCGACAGACCCGACCCTCGACAACTACCGCCAGGTGCTCACCGAAACCAAATTCCTGCTGTGGTTCGGCAACAGCCTCCTGATCGCGGCGATCACCACCATGAGCGTGCTGTTTTTCGACTCGCTCGTGGGGTACACGCTCGCCAAGTTCGACTTTCCCGGCAAGCAGCTGATTTTCCTGCTCATTCTCTCGACCCTGATGATCCCCACCGAGATGCTGGTGATTCCATGGTTCGTGGGCGTCTCGGACCTCCAGCTCACCCAGAGCGCGCCTGGGGCGTACTTCTCGATCATGTTTCCGGGGCTGATCAGCGCCTTCGGGGTCTTTCTGATGCGGCAGTTTTTCGAGACGCTGCCCACCGACCTGCTCGAAGCCGCGCGCATCGACGGCATGGGCGAATTCGGGATCTTTACCCGGATCGCGCTCCCGCTCGTCAAGCCCGCGCTCGCCAGCCTGGGCATCTTTACCTTCCTGGGCAACTGGAACGCCTTCCTGTGGCCGCTGATCGTGATCGGGCAGCCGCAGTACCGCACGCTGCCGGTGGGCACGGCACTCTTCAACGGCGAGGCCGGCACCCAGTGGGGGCTGATCATGGCGGCGAGCAGCCTGGCCGTGATTCCGGTGCTGATCGTGTTCGCCATCTTCCAACGCCAGATTATCGACGGCATCGTCCTCACGGGGATGAAGGGGTGA